One part of the Rhizobium rhizogenes genome encodes these proteins:
- a CDS encoding rhizobiocin, producing MALTVTFGNGGASTVSSLTNLIDQEAYKLLTESTTQTKEGSSLESGVVNVGAVAVPGSGAGGNVDIGYNADTNSFNFDVTSAWNSVKNVLAKSDSAENLSFKDFVQVDVHLGGTTASNVEVLNAKRGNISTGSGNDTVVLSVLSNDKAWVNAFNIDTGAGNDTIIVKAGAAFNDPSAAGAGGVAAGTNVANNGKGITDGSATSVTINAGDGNDTINLSGVKLASSLVTGGKGIDHIIASGGADTFVFNLGDMAKSIATDTIAGFDASMDKLKLVGTAIQNWTLTSFEDDTILSYNVDGAHKGEKIIVSGVHLTGSDWFTA from the coding sequence ATGGCATTAACTGTCACTTTCGGTAATGGCGGCGCTTCGACGGTTTCGTCGCTCACCAACCTTATCGACCAGGAAGCTTACAAGCTCCTCACGGAATCCACGACGCAGACCAAGGAAGGCTCCTCCCTCGAATCCGGCGTGGTCAATGTCGGCGCGGTTGCCGTTCCGGGCAGCGGTGCGGGCGGCAATGTCGATATCGGATATAATGCCGATACCAACAGCTTCAATTTCGATGTGACGTCGGCATGGAACTCGGTGAAGAACGTTCTCGCCAAGTCCGACTCGGCGGAAAATCTTTCGTTCAAGGATTTCGTTCAGGTTGACGTGCATCTCGGCGGCACCACCGCTTCCAACGTCGAAGTTCTCAATGCCAAGCGCGGCAATATCTCCACGGGTTCGGGCAACGACACCGTCGTTCTCTCCGTGCTCTCGAATGACAAGGCCTGGGTAAACGCCTTCAACATCGACACCGGCGCCGGCAACGACACCATCATCGTCAAGGCTGGCGCTGCATTCAATGATCCGTCTGCTGCAGGTGCGGGCGGGGTTGCTGCCGGCACCAATGTTGCAAACAACGGCAAGGGCATCACCGACGGCAGCGCAACCTCGGTCACGATCAACGCCGGCGACGGCAACGACACGATCAACCTGAGTGGTGTCAAGCTTGCTTCGTCGCTGGTAACCGGCGGCAAGGGCATCGACCACATCATTGCCAGCGGCGGTGCCGATACTTTCGTATTCAATCTCGGCGACATGGCCAAGAGCATTGCTACCGACACCATCGCCGGTTTCGACGCCAGCATGGACAAGCTCAAGCTGGTCGGCACGGCAATCCAGAACTGGACACTGACGAGCTTCGAAGACGACACCATCCTCAGCTACAATGTGGATGGCGCGCACAAGGGTGAGAAGATCATCGTTTCGGGTGTTCACCTTACCGGCAGCGACTGGTTCACCGCATAA
- a CDS encoding aldo/keto reductase family oxidoreductase, translated as MERIALSDKLELSRIVYGMWRIGDDKDTSPAHVQAKIEACLAQGITTMDQADIYGGYTAEAILGNGLKAAPGLRDKIEIVTKCGIVAPAGRHSAARVKHYDTTAGHINASVEASLRDMGTDHVDLLLIHRPDPLIDAEETGKALDALVASGKVKAVGVSNFRPWDFSLLQSAMKNRLVTNQIEMSLLATDSFTNGDLAFLQEKRVSPMAWSPLGGGSLFSGAHGGTMAALQRIGKEQGVDATAVAIAWLLRHPAKIVPVLGTNNIERIKTAADALSVTMDRQTWFELYTLAIGKEVP; from the coding sequence ATGGAACGCATCGCTCTTTCCGACAAACTCGAACTCAGCCGCATCGTTTATGGCATGTGGCGCATCGGTGACGATAAGGACACCTCGCCCGCCCATGTGCAGGCCAAGATCGAAGCCTGCCTGGCGCAGGGCATCACCACCATGGATCAGGCCGATATTTACGGCGGATACACGGCGGAAGCCATTCTGGGTAACGGCCTCAAGGCTGCTCCGGGACTGCGCGACAAAATAGAAATCGTCACCAAATGCGGCATCGTCGCACCGGCCGGGCGTCACTCCGCCGCCCGCGTCAAGCATTACGACACGACAGCCGGCCATATCAACGCTTCAGTCGAGGCGTCGTTGCGGGACATGGGAACGGATCACGTTGATCTGCTGCTCATTCACCGCCCCGACCCGCTGATCGACGCGGAAGAAACAGGCAAGGCGCTCGACGCGCTGGTTGCGTCCGGCAAGGTCAAGGCTGTTGGCGTCTCCAACTTTCGCCCATGGGATTTCTCGCTGCTGCAATCGGCCATGAAAAATCGGCTGGTGACGAACCAGATCGAAATGAGCCTGCTTGCCACGGATAGTTTCACCAATGGCGATCTGGCCTTTCTGCAGGAAAAGCGCGTTTCGCCGATGGCATGGTCGCCGCTTGGCGGTGGCTCGCTGTTTTCCGGCGCTCATGGTGGAACCATGGCGGCGCTGCAGCGCATCGGCAAGGAGCAGGGTGTTGATGCCACGGCCGTGGCGATCGCCTGGTTGCTGCGTCATCCGGCGAAGATCGTACCGGTGCTTGGCACCAACAATATCGAGCGCATCAAAACGGCGGCCGATGCTCTCAGCGTGACGATGGACCGCCAGACCTGGTTCGAACTCTACACCCTTGCGATTGGAAAAGAGGTGCCGTGA
- a CDS encoding HlyD family type I secretion periplasmic adaptor subunit: protein MGEQEKAGVTHASLIRHSAAVMVLAIGLLVGLGGWAAMAKLAGAVVATGRVVVEGNSKKIQHLSGGIVSEIKVAEGDRVDAGQILLRLSDTIVQANLSIVENTLAQLYSRRARLRAEITEATSFTVPEDLVELTNPKAARTFIDSEQGLFNSRLSALTGMKKQLATRKEQLLDEARGMAVQVEATENELAIVKEDVSKTQELYSKGLVTLQRLNLLKRQLSNLEGQQGQYMAARAQTVGKMSEMDLQLLQLDEDRKSEVTKDLTSVEATVAEYEERLAATRDQLDRLDIRSPIAGRVYQLSVHNINGVIQPGEVLMLVVPEKDDLAIEADILPRDIDQIYVGQPVTIRFTAFNQSTTPDVVAEVAVVAPDLQMDSRTGASFYTLRIKPDKIGMQHLPGGKLYPGMPAEVFIQTSERSVLSYFVKPFQDRLNKTFIQE, encoded by the coding sequence ATGGGTGAGCAGGAAAAAGCCGGCGTGACACATGCGTCCCTCATAAGGCACTCCGCGGCCGTGATGGTTCTCGCCATCGGACTGCTCGTCGGATTGGGCGGCTGGGCGGCCATGGCAAAGCTTGCCGGCGCCGTCGTCGCCACCGGGCGGGTCGTCGTCGAAGGCAATTCCAAGAAAATCCAGCATCTTTCCGGCGGAATCGTCAGCGAGATCAAGGTCGCCGAAGGTGACAGGGTCGATGCAGGGCAGATATTGCTGCGGCTGAGCGATACGATCGTCCAGGCCAATTTATCCATCGTCGAGAACACGCTTGCGCAGCTTTATTCGCGCCGCGCGCGCCTGCGCGCCGAAATTACCGAGGCCACGTCTTTTACCGTGCCGGAAGATCTGGTGGAATTGACCAATCCAAAAGCCGCCAGGACATTCATCGATAGCGAACAGGGCCTTTTCAACAGCCGCCTCAGTGCACTGACCGGCATGAAAAAACAGCTGGCAACGCGCAAGGAGCAACTTCTTGATGAGGCGCGAGGTATGGCCGTTCAGGTTGAGGCAACCGAAAACGAGCTTGCCATCGTCAAGGAGGATGTTTCCAAGACGCAGGAACTTTACAGCAAGGGGCTCGTCACGCTTCAGCGGCTCAATCTTTTGAAGCGGCAGCTTTCCAACCTCGAAGGCCAGCAGGGCCAATATATGGCGGCCCGCGCCCAGACGGTGGGCAAGATGAGTGAAATGGACCTGCAGCTGCTTCAGCTCGACGAAGACCGCAAGTCCGAAGTTACCAAAGACCTCACATCCGTCGAGGCAACGGTCGCCGAATACGAAGAACGGCTTGCCGCAACCCGCGATCAGCTGGATCGCCTTGATATTCGCTCACCGATCGCCGGGCGTGTCTATCAGCTTTCCGTGCACAATATAAACGGCGTCATTCAGCCGGGCGAAGTGCTGATGCTGGTGGTGCCTGAGAAAGACGACCTCGCAATCGAAGCGGACATACTTCCGCGAGACATTGACCAGATTTACGTCGGCCAGCCGGTCACCATCCGGTTCACGGCCTTCAACCAAAGCACGACACCTGATGTCGTTGCCGAAGTCGCCGTCGTCGCTCCCGATCTACAGATGGATTCCCGAACCGGCGCATCCTTTTACACTCTGCGAATCAAACCGGATAAAATCGGGATGCAGCATCTTCCGGGCGGAAAACTGTACCCTGGAATGCCGGCGGAAGTCTTCATACAGACGAGTGAGAGAAGCGTTCTCTCCTATTTCGTGAAACCGTTCCAGGACAGGCTTAATAAAACATTCATACAGGAATAA
- a CDS encoding efflux RND transporter permease subunit: MIPNFCINRPVATTLLAIGLVLAGLAGFRLLPVAALPKVDFPTISVSSSLSGASPQTMATSVTTPLVKQFETIPGVSEISATNTLGNSSIVLQFDLNRDIDAAAADVQAAISRAQRQLPSNMTTTPSYRKTNPADAPILLLAVNSKELPTSKVDEIAEDIISPLLSTISGVAQVSVYGAQTYAVRIGLDPAQLQARGLGVDTVTNAIAQANNQVPVGALQNDNQRLTIEADTQRTDAAAFRSLVVATNNGAPIHLGDIANVTDSIDNTNAGSWFDGEQAIILAVQRQPDANTVDVVDAIKAKLPALRQQLPPSVNINVMNDASTAITDAISDVQFTLFLTIGLVVAVIYLFTGHLTATIIPGLAVPLSLITAFGAMYVLGYSIDNISLLGLTLSVGLVVDDAIVMLENILRLHEKGLTMREAALQGAAEVSNTILSMSISLVAVFIPILLMGGVVGRLFNEFGMVVTLAIMASALVSLTVTPMLASRLSGHSSRPPAIIRWFDAGFERTLRAYGRAVSWCLSHRRVVLASFLASIVASLYLFETLPSSFFPQEDIGRLSVSTQAREDISYTAMRDLQAQVADQIRKNPAVVHVTSIVGGNSRNPLNNGSMFVELKPKEERAPLSQVLAELGQATSKVAGIRTYINPQQSLRFGGRSSASQYQLVVQGLNADTTNDWSNKLMEAMRRDHTFTAVTSDAQNGAIAATISVDPEKAAAFGITNDQLRKTLEMSFGGYTAAQIQSTGDSYDVIVEFDSSKQWNDDFLSDINILSAKSGVLVPLSNFATLTRTQAPVTINQTGQLVSTTISFNLPDGVALSDATSRINEIKSAIGLPQDVFTSYGGTAAIFQQSQGNTGILILAAVLTIYVVLGVLYESFIHPLTILSGLPAAAFGALVALKVMGMDFSIIALIGLLMLIGIVKKNAIMMIDVAVELMREKAEPPTTAIHEACVRRFRPIMMTTFCALLGALPIALGSGASSELRQPLGIAVVGGLIVSQLLTLFITPVIFVEMDRFGNFLTGLFSRRKSADKHAEPQKPEGEGQPDSVAA; encoded by the coding sequence ATGATCCCGAATTTCTGCATCAACCGGCCCGTCGCAACCACACTTCTCGCCATCGGCCTTGTGCTGGCCGGCTTGGCCGGTTTCCGGCTGCTGCCCGTCGCCGCACTGCCGAAGGTCGATTTTCCGACAATCAGCGTCTCGTCGTCGCTATCAGGCGCTTCGCCGCAAACCATGGCCACATCGGTCACCACACCATTGGTCAAGCAGTTCGAGACCATACCGGGCGTCAGTGAAATCAGCGCCACAAATACGCTCGGCAACAGCTCGATCGTGCTGCAATTCGACCTTAACCGCGATATCGATGCGGCGGCGGCCGATGTGCAGGCTGCGATTTCGCGGGCGCAGCGGCAATTGCCGAGCAACATGACGACGACGCCGAGCTATCGCAAGACCAACCCGGCCGATGCCCCCATATTGCTGCTGGCCGTCAACAGCAAGGAATTGCCGACCAGCAAGGTGGACGAGATCGCCGAGGATATCATCTCGCCGCTCCTCTCCACCATTTCGGGTGTCGCCCAGGTCAGCGTCTATGGTGCGCAGACCTATGCCGTCCGCATCGGCCTTGACCCCGCGCAGCTTCAGGCACGCGGGCTCGGCGTCGATACCGTCACCAATGCTATCGCCCAGGCCAATAATCAGGTGCCCGTTGGCGCCCTGCAGAACGACAACCAGCGCCTGACCATCGAGGCCGACACCCAGCGCACCGATGCTGCGGCCTTCCGCTCACTGGTCGTGGCGACGAATAATGGCGCACCCATTCATCTCGGCGACATAGCCAATGTCACCGACAGTATCGACAACACCAATGCCGGCAGCTGGTTTGATGGTGAACAGGCCATCATCCTCGCCGTGCAGCGTCAGCCGGACGCCAACACCGTCGACGTGGTGGATGCCATCAAGGCCAAGCTGCCGGCGCTTCGCCAGCAATTGCCGCCCTCGGTCAACATCAACGTCATGAACGACGCCTCGACCGCCATCACGGACGCGATTTCGGATGTGCAGTTCACGCTGTTTCTCACCATCGGGCTGGTGGTCGCGGTCATCTATCTTTTCACCGGCCACCTGACGGCGACCATCATTCCGGGTCTTGCCGTGCCGCTGTCGCTGATCACCGCCTTTGGCGCGATGTATGTGCTGGGCTACAGTATCGACAATATCTCGCTGCTCGGGCTCACATTGTCCGTCGGGCTTGTGGTGGACGACGCCATCGTCATGCTGGAAAACATATTGCGCCTGCATGAAAAGGGCCTGACCATGCGCGAGGCCGCGCTTCAGGGGGCGGCGGAAGTCAGCAACACCATCCTGTCGATGTCCATTTCGCTCGTTGCCGTCTTCATTCCCATCCTGCTGATGGGCGGGGTGGTCGGCCGGCTCTTCAATGAATTCGGCATGGTCGTCACACTGGCGATCATGGCTTCGGCGCTGGTCTCGCTGACGGTGACGCCGATGCTCGCCTCTCGTCTTTCCGGCCATTCCTCCCGCCCGCCCGCCATCATCCGCTGGTTCGATGCGGGTTTCGAGCGTACGCTCCGTGCATATGGCCGCGCGGTGAGCTGGTGTCTTTCCCATCGCCGCGTGGTTCTTGCGTCGTTTCTGGCATCGATTGTCGCCTCGCTCTACCTGTTCGAAACCCTGCCCTCCAGCTTCTTTCCACAGGAGGATATTGGCCGTCTTTCCGTGTCGACGCAGGCACGCGAAGACATTTCCTATACTGCGATGCGTGACCTTCAGGCCCAGGTTGCCGACCAGATCCGCAAGAACCCCGCCGTTGTGCACGTGACCTCCATCGTCGGTGGCAATTCCCGCAATCCACTCAACAACGGTTCGATGTTCGTTGAACTGAAACCCAAGGAAGAGCGCGCACCGCTCAGCCAGGTGCTGGCGGAACTGGGGCAGGCCACATCGAAAGTGGCCGGCATCCGCACCTATATCAACCCGCAGCAAAGCCTGCGTTTTGGCGGACGCAGCTCCGCCAGCCAGTACCAGCTCGTCGTTCAGGGCCTGAATGCCGACACGACAAATGACTGGTCGAACAAGCTGATGGAGGCGATGCGCCGCGACCATACCTTCACCGCCGTCACCTCCGACGCCCAGAACGGCGCCATTGCTGCGACGATCTCCGTCGACCCGGAAAAGGCGGCGGCCTTCGGCATCACCAATGACCAATTGCGCAAGACGCTGGAAATGTCATTCGGCGGTTATACGGCCGCGCAAATCCAGTCGACCGGGGACAGCTATGATGTGATTGTGGAATTCGACAGCTCCAAACAGTGGAATGACGATTTCCTGAGCGATATCAATATTCTCTCGGCGAAATCGGGTGTTCTTGTTCCGCTTTCCAACTTCGCCACCCTCACCCGCACGCAGGCACCCGTCACCATCAACCAAACGGGCCAGCTCGTCTCCACCACCATCTCCTTCAACCTGCCCGACGGCGTGGCGCTTTCCGATGCCACAAGCCGGATCAACGAGATCAAGAGCGCGATCGGCCTGCCGCAGGACGTGTTCACCAGCTATGGCGGCACGGCGGCGATTTTCCAGCAGAGCCAGGGCAATACCGGCATCCTTATTCTGGCGGCAGTGCTGACCATCTATGTGGTCCTCGGCGTGCTCTACGAAAGCTTCATCCACCCGTTGACCATTCTTTCCGGCCTGCCGGCGGCAGCTTTCGGCGCATTGGTGGCGCTGAAGGTAATGGGCATGGATTTCTCGATCATCGCGTTGATCGGTCTGCTGATGCTGATCGGCATCGTCAAGAAAAACGCGATCATGATGATCGATGTTGCGGTGGAACTGATGCGCGAAAAAGCCGAGCCGCCCACAACGGCCATTCACGAAGCCTGTGTACGCCGGTTCCGGCCGATCATGATGACGACCTTCTGCGCGCTGCTGGGCGCGCTGCCCATCGCACTCGGCTCAGGCGCCAGTTCGGAACTGCGCCAGCCGCTCGGCATTGCCGTGGTCGGCGGGCTCATCGTCTCGCAATTGCTGACATTGTTCATCACCCCGGTGATCTTCGTGGAGATGGACCGGTTCGGCAACTTCCTCACCGGTTTGTTTTCCCGCAGGAAATCAGCCGATAAACACGCCGAACCGCAAAAGCCGGAAGGCGAAGGCCAACCCGATTCCGTTGCCGCCTAG
- a CDS encoding efflux RND transporter periplasmic adaptor subunit — MKRFWTALSVLAIAAVGAWYFKDRLPLDQIPYLTQFASVSPKAETGTADTRTQHAQNGQSTPQQGQRQGSGRRNGGPPTVSTIAVDKATLPMDATATGWAVAADITNIAPLQAGLVTEIAAKDGQHVKAGDLILKMDDRIARAAVDKDNANIAADQATLDQAEAALQRAANLVKQNAEAQQVLDQAKAARDSASAKIDADRATLASDQVTLENMEIRAPFDGRLGDISVSPGAYLSAGVNIVTITKYDPIDVSFRLSQRYLPQLREGLENDTMVDVDPAATGGEAMQGVLRFYDNTVDQTSGTVLVKAEFKNDRGLLWPGQSVNVTTHFVSDKEMIVVPTVAVRPGPKGSFVYTVDENHRVHMTSVDVARSNGDLTAIASGLSGGEHVIIEGQSELADGQQVVEQFSDKGSAASNLAANVPQEQGAGQ; from the coding sequence ATGAAACGTTTCTGGACCGCCCTCAGCGTTCTTGCCATCGCAGCCGTCGGCGCATGGTATTTCAAGGATCGCCTGCCGCTCGATCAAATTCCCTATCTCACGCAATTCGCCAGCGTTTCCCCCAAGGCAGAAACCGGCACGGCGGACACCAGAACACAGCATGCGCAAAACGGCCAATCGACCCCGCAACAGGGCCAGAGACAGGGCAGCGGACGGCGCAATGGCGGACCGCCGACCGTCAGCACCATAGCGGTAGACAAGGCGACCCTGCCGATGGATGCAACGGCGACGGGCTGGGCGGTTGCAGCCGATATCACCAACATAGCTCCGCTTCAGGCCGGCCTCGTCACAGAAATCGCGGCAAAGGACGGTCAGCATGTCAAGGCTGGCGACCTGATACTGAAAATGGATGACCGCATCGCCCGCGCGGCCGTTGACAAGGACAACGCCAATATTGCCGCCGATCAGGCGACGCTGGACCAGGCCGAGGCTGCCCTTCAGCGTGCCGCCAATCTGGTCAAGCAAAATGCCGAGGCCCAACAGGTGCTGGATCAGGCCAAGGCAGCCCGGGATTCCGCGAGCGCCAAAATCGACGCGGACCGCGCGACACTGGCCTCCGATCAGGTGACGCTTGAGAACATGGAAATCCGCGCGCCCTTCGATGGGCGGCTGGGTGATATCAGCGTCAGCCCCGGCGCCTATCTCAGCGCCGGCGTCAATATCGTGACGATCACGAAATACGACCCCATAGACGTCAGTTTCCGCCTGTCGCAGCGTTATCTGCCGCAATTGCGCGAAGGTCTTGAGAACGACACGATGGTGGATGTCGACCCGGCGGCGACGGGTGGCGAGGCCATGCAGGGCGTACTGCGGTTTTACGACAATACGGTGGACCAGACCTCCGGCACCGTGCTGGTCAAAGCGGAATTCAAGAATGATCGCGGCCTTTTGTGGCCCGGCCAGTCCGTCAATGTCACGACCCATTTCGTCTCGGACAAGGAGATGATCGTCGTGCCGACAGTCGCGGTTCGGCCGGGACCGAAGGGCAGTTTCGTCTATACCGTCGACGAGAATCACCGGGTCCATATGACAAGCGTGGACGTCGCCCGCTCGAACGGCGATCTCACCGCCATCGCAAGCGGCCTGTCGGGGGGAGAACATGTGATCATCGAGGGTCAGTCGGAACTCGCCGATGGCCAGCAGGTCGTCGAGCAGTTTTCCGACAAGGGTAGCGCGGCCAGCAATCTCGCCGCCAATGTGCCACAGGAACAGGGTGCCGGCCAATGA
- a CDS encoding polysaccharide biosynthesis/export family protein gives MRLLNVSILLASAALAGCTVTAASGPDAASIESNASVKFGSKDKQKTAGVDYALIDINSAVLNYVGDTTTTTLLGSFGGGKGGVPALPMGVGDVVQVAIFESQAGGLFIPSDAGSRPGNYISLPNQTVDREGNISVPYAGKIRATGRNVEDVQSEIEERLANRAIEPQVLITKISSRSAQASVLGDVKEPTKVQLSEAGDRVLDVISYAKGLSAPNIESYVTLIRRGKTARVNYNHLVSTPSENIYVVPGDTIMVERERRTYLAFGASGLNGRFEFEDADLKLSDALGKAGGLLDSRADPAQVYVYRIVKRDLLVKLGINTSRFPGQDVPVIFRANLRDPSTFFASTKFPMQDRDIIYVTNSQATELYKFLDLVGSVPATTGNVAEDVLATRNAIRAF, from the coding sequence ATGCGTTTATTGAATGTTTCGATCCTGCTTGCCTCCGCAGCACTGGCAGGCTGCACGGTCACAGCAGCTTCCGGACCCGATGCGGCATCAATCGAATCCAACGCTTCGGTCAAATTCGGTTCCAAGGACAAACAGAAAACCGCAGGCGTCGATTACGCTCTCATCGATATAAACAGCGCCGTTCTGAACTATGTCGGCGACACCACCACGACCACCCTGCTCGGCAGCTTCGGCGGCGGCAAAGGCGGTGTTCCGGCGCTGCCGATGGGCGTCGGCGACGTCGTGCAGGTCGCGATCTTCGAAAGCCAGGCGGGCGGCCTGTTTATCCCAAGCGACGCGGGCAGCCGTCCCGGCAACTATATCAGCCTGCCGAACCAGACCGTGGACCGCGAAGGCAATATCAGCGTGCCTTACGCCGGCAAGATCCGCGCGACGGGCCGCAATGTCGAGGATGTGCAGAGCGAAATCGAGGAACGGCTCGCCAACCGCGCCATCGAACCGCAGGTTCTCATCACCAAGATTTCAAGCCGCTCGGCACAGGCATCCGTGCTTGGCGACGTCAAGGAACCAACGAAGGTCCAGCTTTCAGAAGCCGGTGACCGCGTTCTTGACGTCATATCCTATGCAAAGGGCCTCAGCGCGCCGAACATCGAATCCTATGTCACGCTGATCCGCCGCGGAAAGACCGCACGCGTCAACTACAATCACCTTGTCAGCACGCCCTCCGAGAATATCTATGTGGTTCCGGGCGATACGATCATGGTGGAGCGCGAACGCCGCACCTACCTCGCCTTCGGCGCTTCCGGCCTCAACGGCCGCTTCGAATTCGAGGACGCCGATCTCAAGCTTTCCGATGCGCTCGGCAAGGCAGGCGGGCTGCTCGATTCCCGCGCGGACCCCGCCCAAGTCTATGTCTATCGTATCGTCAAACGCGACCTTCTGGTCAAACTCGGCATCAATACGTCCAGATTCCCCGGGCAGGACGTTCCGGTCATCTTCCGCGCCAATCTGCGCGATCCGTCCACATTTTTCGCTAGCACGAAGTTCCCGATGCAGGATCGCGACATCATCTACGTCACGAATTCGCAGGCCACGGAACTTTACAAGTTCCTGGATCTCGTCGGCTCCGTTCCTGCAACGACGGGCAATGTGGCCGAGGATGTGCTTGCGACCCGCAACGCCATCCGGGCCTTCTGA
- a CDS encoding flavin reductase family protein: MTVAEAIKMPNEHVFVPGGENSRSFRNALGAFTTGVTVVTATTPEGPIGMTVNSFASVSLDPPLVLWSPAKSSSRYQAFSGATHFAIHVLSADQDVLSARFTRNGRAFDDLDWEMNDEGVPVIPGTLARFECRQAATHDAGDHTIIVGEVLRAAHRDGDPLCFSGGTFGRFARQ, translated from the coding sequence ATGACAGTGGCAGAGGCGATCAAGATGCCTAACGAACATGTATTCGTTCCCGGCGGCGAAAACAGCCGCAGCTTCCGCAATGCGCTCGGCGCTTTCACGACAGGCGTAACGGTGGTGACCGCCACGACGCCGGAAGGCCCGATCGGCATGACGGTCAACAGCTTCGCGTCCGTGTCGCTCGATCCGCCGCTGGTGCTGTGGTCGCCGGCCAAAAGCTCGTCGCGTTATCAGGCCTTCAGCGGTGCCACGCATTTCGCCATCCATGTGCTGAGCGCCGATCAGGATGTGCTGAGCGCGCGCTTCACCCGCAATGGCCGCGCCTTTGATGATCTGGACTGGGAAATGAACGACGAAGGTGTTCCGGTCATTCCCGGCACGCTGGCCCGTTTCGAATGCCGGCAGGCGGCCACCCATGATGCGGGCGACCACACCATCATCGTCGGCGAAGTGTTGCGCGCCGCTCACCGCGATGGCGACCCGTTGTGCTTTTCGGGTGGGACTTTCGGCCGGTTTGCTCGGCAGTAA